The nucleotide sequence CCATGCTGGACGCGATCCTCACCGCCGACGGCCTGGCCAGCACCGCCTGCGGCAACATCGGGCGCGCGGTGCTGGACGTGCTGCTGGCGGAGCCGGCGCTGACCCACCTCGCGGTGGAGCTGTCCTCCTTCCAGCTGCACTGGGCGCCGTCGGTGCGCCCCGCAGCCGGTGCCGTGCTGAACATCGCCGAGGACCACCTGGACTGGCACGGTGGGATGGCCGCCTACACCGCGGCCAAGGCGCAGGTCCTCACCGGCGACGTGGCGGTGGTGGGGGTGGACGACCCGGCCGCGGCCGCGCTGGGCGAGCAGCCCCGGGCTGGGCGCACCGTGGGCTTCACCCTGGGCGAGCCCACGGCAGACCAGCTCGGCGTCGTCGGCGACGCGCTGGTGGACCGGGCCTTCGGCGACGGCCCCGAGGCGCACACCGTGCTGGCGCACACCGCTGACGTCACCCCGGCCGGCCCGCCCGGGCTGCTGGACGCCCTCGCGGCGGCCGCGCTGGCCCGCTCCGCCGGGGTGGCGCCGGAGTCGGTGGCGGCGGGGCTGCGGGCCGTGCAGCAGGGTGCGCACCGCGCGGTGCTGGTGGCCACCCACGACGGCGTGGACTACGTCGACGACTCCAAGGCCACCAACCCGCACGCCGCGCTCGCCTCCGTCACCGCCCACCCCCGGGTGGTCTGGGTGGCCGGCGGGCTGCTCAAGGGAGCCAGCGTGGACGCGCTGGTGCAGGCGGTCGCCGACCGGCTGGTGGGTGCGGTGCTGCTGGGTCGCGACCGTGCGGTGATCGCCGACGCACTGCGGCGACACGCGCCGCAGATCCCGGTGGTGGAGGTGGGCAAGGGCCACGATGGACCCATGAGCGAGGTGCTGTCGGCTGACGCTGCGATGTCCGCGGTGGTCGGCGAGGCGGCGCGGCTGGCCCAGCCCGGCGACGTGGTGCTGCTCGCGCCGGCCGCGGCCTCCATGGACATGTTCACCGACTACGGCCACCGCGGAGATGCCTTCGCCGCGGCAGCCCAGGCGCTGGCCACCGGTGCGACCGCGCCGGGGACGGAGCGGTGACCATCAGCAAGGACGCCGCCGGGCGCCGGAGCACCGGCTCGCGCACCGGCAGCCGCGGGACGCGGGGCGCCGCCGAGGACCGACGCCCCCGGCGCGGGGCCTCGTCGGCGTCGGCGGGGGTCTCCGCCACGGCCCGCCAGGTCGGCGAGCGGCTCACCGGCTGGCTCTCCCGGCCGCTCACCTCGTTCCACCTGGTGGTCAGCCTGCTGCTGCTGCTCAGCGGGCTCGGGCTCACCATGGTGCTCTCGGCCTCCAGCGTGGAGTCCTACGCCCAGGACGGCTCCGCCTACAGCGTCTTCACCCGGCAGGTCATCTTCGTGCTGCTGGGTCTGTGCCTGTTCTACGTGGGCATGCGCGTCAAGGTGGCCACCCTGCGCAGGTGGTCGCTGCCGGCGTTCCTGGGCTGCGTGGCGATGCTGGTGCTGGTGCTGGTGCCCGGCATCGGCAGCATGTCCAACGGCGCCCGGTCGTGGTTCGTCCTCGGGCCGGTGTCGCTGCAGCCCTCCGAGGTGGCCAAGATCGCGATCGCCGTGTGGGGCGCGCACCTGCTGTCGATCAAGCGTGGCCAGCTGCACTCGCTGCGGCACATGCTCATGCCGCTGCTGCCGGCGGCGGCCATCGTGCTGGTGCTGATCTTCCTGCAGCCCGACCTGGGCACCAGCATCTCGCTGGCCATCGTGGTGCTGGGACTGCTGTGGTTCGCCGGGGCGCCGGTCAAGCTGTTCCTGACCCTGCTGGCCCTGGCCGGTGTGGTCTTCGTGGTGGTGGCGCTGACCGCGAGCTACCGCCTGGAGCGCATCACCTCCTTCCTCGACCCCGGGGCCGACCCGCAGGGGGCGGGCTACCAGGCCATGCAGGCCCGGTACTCCCTGGCCGGGGGCGGGCTGTGGGGCGTGGGGCTGGGGCAGAGCCGCGGCAAGTGGAGCTACCTGCCCGAGGCGCACAACGACTTCATCTTCGCCATCCTCGGCGAGGAGCTGGGCTTCGTCGGCGCCGCCGCGGTGCTGCTGCTCTTCGGCGCCCTCGCCTACACCGGGCTGCGCATCGCCCGCCGCTCCATCGACCCGTTCCTGCGCCTGCTCACCGCCACCGTCACGCTGTGGCTGGTGGGTCAGGCCGTCATCAACATCGGCTACGTCATCGGGCTGCTGCCCGTCACCGGGCTCACCCTGCCGCTGGTGTCCTCTGGAGGTACTTCCACCGCCGTGACCATGTTCGTGTTCGGACTGCTGGCCAACGCCGCGCGCCACGAGCCACCCGCCGTGGCCGCCCTGCGCACCCAGGGGGAGGGCCCGCTCGGCCGGCTGCTGCGGCTGCCGGCGCCTGAGCCCTACCGCGCCCGCCCCAGCTCCCGGGTGGTGCGCACCGGCGAGCAGGCGCGCCGCGCGCGCACCGCGCACCCGGCACCTGGTGGTGCCCGCCCGACCGCCGAGCGTGCTGGGCCGGAGGGCGTTGCCGCCGACCGCAGGACCGAGCCGCTGCGCTCCGCCCCCCGCGGGCAGTCCCGCCAGCCCGCCCGTGGTCCGCGCAGCCGCACCCCCGAGCCGCCGCGGCGTCCCGGCACCAGCCGCGGCACCGACACCGGACGCGGAGGTCGCAGGTGAGCACTGCTGCTGACCAGCGCCCGCTCTCGGTGGTGGTGGCCGGAGGTGGCACGGCCGGACACGTCGAGCCCGCGCTGGCCGTGGCCGACGCCCTCCGCCTGGTGCGGCCGGACGTGCGGGTCACTGCCCTGGGCACCGCTCGCGGGCTGGAGACCACGCTGGTACCAGAGCGGGGCTACCCGCTGCAGCTGATCCCGCCGGTCCCGCTGCCGCGCAAGCTCTCCGCCGACCTGCTCCGGCTGCCGGCCCGTGTGGTCGCCTCGGTGCGCGCCACCCGGGCGGTGCTGCGCGCGGTGGACGCCGACGTGGTGGTCGGCTTCGGCGGCTACGTCGCGCTGCCGGCCTACCTCGCCGCCCGCGGGCGCCGCGGGGTGCCGGTGGTGGTGCACGAGGCCAACGCCCGCGCCGGCGTCGCCAACAAGGTGGGTGCCCGCGTGGCGCGCCGCGTGCTGGCGGCTGTGCCCGGCAGCGGGCTCCGTGGCGCCGAGGTGGTGGGCATCCCGCTGCGGCAGTCCATCACCGACCTCGACCGCGCCGCGCTGCGCGCCGAGGCCCGCAAGCACTTCGACCTCGACCCCGACGGGCCGGTGCTGCTGGTCACCGGTGGCTCGCAGGGCGCCCGCAGCATCAACGACGCCGTGTCCGGTGCGGCGCAGGCCCTGGGCCGGGCCGGCATCGGCGTGCTGCACGCGCACGGCCCGCGCAACACCGTCGAGGTGCACTCGCCGGAGGGCGCGCCGCGCTACGTGGCCGTGCCGTACCTGTCCCGGATGGACCTGGCCTACGCCGCCGCCGACGCCACCATCTGCCGCTCCGGCGCGATGACCGTCGCCGAGGTCTCCGCGGTCGGCCTGCCGGGCATCTTCGTGCCCCTGCCGCACGGCAACGGCGAGCAGGAGCTCAACGCTCGTCCGGTGGTCGACGCCGGCGGTGGACTGCTGGTGCGCGACGCCGACCTCACTCCCGAGCTGGTGGCGACCACCGTCGTGCCGCTGCTCACCGACCCCGAGCGGCTGGCGGCCATGGGGGCCGCCGCCGCCGCGTCCGGGCACCGCAGCGCGGCCGCCCGCATCGCCGAGATCGTCCTGGAGGTAGCCCGATGACCCC is from Rhodococcus sp. X156 and encodes:
- the murD gene encoding UDP-N-acetylmuramoyl-L-alanine--D-glutamate ligase — encoded protein: MDVRELTGRQVLVAGGRVSGLAMVRALVRLGARVVATDSNPAMLDQLTALGAEAHLDLQEPPAGTELVCTVPGFRPDAPLLRAAAAAGLPVWGDVELAWWCDQAEVFGPRKQWLVVTGTNGKTTTTTMLDAILTADGLASTACGNIGRAVLDVLLAEPALTHLAVELSSFQLHWAPSVRPAAGAVLNIAEDHLDWHGGMAAYTAAKAQVLTGDVAVVGVDDPAAAALGEQPRAGRTVGFTLGEPTADQLGVVGDALVDRAFGDGPEAHTVLAHTADVTPAGPPGLLDALAAAALARSAGVAPESVAAGLRAVQQGAHRAVLVATHDGVDYVDDSKATNPHAALASVTAHPRVVWVAGGLLKGASVDALVQAVADRLVGAVLLGRDRAVIADALRRHAPQIPVVEVGKGHDGPMSEVLSADAAMSAVVGEAARLAQPGDVVLLAPAAASMDMFTDYGHRGDAFAAAAQALATGATAPGTER
- the ftsW gene encoding putative lipid II flippase FtsW, encoding MVSLLLLLSGLGLTMVLSASSVESYAQDGSAYSVFTRQVIFVLLGLCLFYVGMRVKVATLRRWSLPAFLGCVAMLVLVLVPGIGSMSNGARSWFVLGPVSLQPSEVAKIAIAVWGAHLLSIKRGQLHSLRHMLMPLLPAAAIVLVLIFLQPDLGTSISLAIVVLGLLWFAGAPVKLFLTLLALAGVVFVVVALTASYRLERITSFLDPGADPQGAGYQAMQARYSLAGGGLWGVGLGQSRGKWSYLPEAHNDFIFAILGEELGFVGAAAVLLLFGALAYTGLRIARRSIDPFLRLLTATVTLWLVGQAVINIGYVIGLLPVTGLTLPLVSSGGTSTAVTMFVFGLLANAARHEPPAVAALRTQGEGPLGRLLRLPAPEPYRARPSSRVVRTGEQARRARTAHPAPGGARPTAERAGPEGVAADRRTEPLRSAPRGQSRQPARGPRSRTPEPPRRPGTSRGTDTGRGGRR
- the murG gene encoding undecaprenyldiphospho-muramoylpentapeptide beta-N-acetylglucosaminyltransferase, translated to MSTAADQRPLSVVVAGGGTAGHVEPALAVADALRLVRPDVRVTALGTARGLETTLVPERGYPLQLIPPVPLPRKLSADLLRLPARVVASVRATRAVLRAVDADVVVGFGGYVALPAYLAARGRRGVPVVVHEANARAGVANKVGARVARRVLAAVPGSGLRGAEVVGIPLRQSITDLDRAALRAEARKHFDLDPDGPVLLVTGGSQGARSINDAVSGAAQALGRAGIGVLHAHGPRNTVEVHSPEGAPRYVAVPYLSRMDLAYAAADATICRSGAMTVAEVSAVGLPGIFVPLPHGNGEQELNARPVVDAGGGLLVRDADLTPELVATTVVPLLTDPERLAAMGAAAAASGHRSAAARIAEIVLEVAR